Proteins encoded by one window of Rhizophagus irregularis chromosome 31, complete sequence:
- a CDS encoding uncharacterized protein (MEROPS:MER0472834): protein MKSLFNKAMKRFSGDGDTIASSYTSTTTTTTRYENGVPVEVITKTTTNDEPAEVITKPLTNDEPVEVLEYEVHEHEETTPVECDVEKPVEKPIAKLITKPVEKLAKKPNKKTEERDPDEPEMGHESIVGYQGERSDPASRCCPIVVADEFEKHLDLTDHDFSKVDKYARETPAKEAENTDRLSKYLTKPWNEELDKLRCIFTWITENIRYDTDAFFGGNIKHCGPEDVLKTRKAVCDGYAGLFDKLTSDAGLKVWRISGKSKGAGFKPGCNIDSRQFDHAWNGVLYKGEFLLVDSTWGAGYLNGMDFERRFEPFYFLCSPTQFIYSHYPEKPDHQYVEPKLTKEEFLDMPYVKPQFFTSGLNFVKHIGTGIEISDDKVEFEIERVHPDESKPLHATLEWEGHNEDIPVMIQRLITPGPRGGRKFKLSCTCPSKGEGEFNIFVMLEGNSGPMVSSFKLKNTGSGKNYAPFVDTYSVPFSFTIHNPIHAKLNYNDNVKFEVTIFDLPESELPSLALFLPEKSARDLQKVSIQKVTNEKDSYTYAIETCIDQKGKWGLTYHTSPTQFSFIAQYTVE, encoded by the exons atgaAAAGTCTCTTCAATAAAGCCATGAAACGCTTTAGCGGTGACGGTGACACAATAGCATCGTCTTATACTTCCACTACCACTACTACAACACGTTATGAAAATG GTGTACCTGTTGAAGTAATTACTAAAACTACTACAAACGATGAACCCGCTGAAGTAATTACCAAACCTCTTACAAACGACGAACCCGTTGAAGTACTCGAATATGAAGTGCACGAGCATGAAGAAACAACGCCCGTAGAATGCGATGTTGAAAAACCAGTAGAAAAACCAATAgcaaaattaataacaaaaccAGTCGAAAAACTCGCAAAGAAACCCAATAAAAAAACCGAAGAACGTGATCCCGATGAACCGGAAATGGGTCATGAAAGTATTGTAGGTTACCAGGGCGAAAGAAGTGATCCTGCTAG TCGATGTTGTCCTATTGTAGTTGCTGATGAATTCGAAAAGCATCTTGATCTAACTG atcACGATTTTTCTAAAGTCGATAAGTACGCCAGAGAAACTCCAGCGAAGGAAGCTGAAAATACTGACCGATTATCTAAATACCTTACTAAACCTTGGAATGaagaattagataaattacGTTGCATTTTTACTTGGATTACTGAAAACATACGTTACGATACCGATGCATTTTTTGGAGGCAACATTAAACATTGTGGTCCAGAAGATGTTTTGAAAACTCGTAAAGCAGTATGTGATGGATATGCtggattatttgataaattgacCAGTGATGCTGGTTTAAAAGTTTGGAGAATAAGTGGAAAATCTAAAg gTGCTGGCTTTAAACCTGGTTGTAACATTGATAGTCGACAATTTGATCATGCTTGGAATGGTGTACTTTACAAAGGAGAATTTCTCTTGGTTGATAGCACATGGGGAGCTGGATATCTTAATGGAATGGACTTTGAAAGACGTTTTGaaccattttattttctttgttctcCAACTCAATTCATTTATAGTCATTATCCAGAAAAACCAGATCATCAATATGTTGAACCAAAACTTACTAAAGAAGAATTTCTTGATATGCCATATGTTAAACCACAATTTTTTACTTCTGGATTAAACTTTGTTAAACATATCGGTACCGGAATTGAAATATCAGATGATAAAgttgaatttgaaattgaaagaGTTCATCCGGATGAGAGCAAACCTTTACATGCTACTCTTGAATGGGAAGGTCATAACGAAGATATACCAGTAATGATTCAAAGGCTTATTACACCTGGACCAAGAGGTGGcagaaaattcaaattatcaTGTACTTGTCCAAGCAAGGGTGAGGGagaatttaacatttttgttATGTTGGAGGGTAATAGt ggacCAATGGTATCTagttttaaacttaaaaatacaGGATCTGGAAAAAATTATGCACCATTTGTAGATACTTATAGTGTACCATTTAGTTTTACAATCCATAATCCTATTCatgcaaaattaaattataatgataatgttaAATTTGAGGTTACAATATTTGATTTGCCCGAATCAGAATTACCTTCATTGGCATTATTCTTACCAGAAAAGTCTGCAAGAGATCTTCAAAAAGTTTCAATTCAAAAAGTTACAAATGAAAAAGATAGTTATACTTATGCAATTGAAACTTGTATTGATCAAAAGGGCAAATGGGGTTTAACTTATCACACTAGCCCGACCCAATTTAGTTTTATTGCTCAATATACTGTtgagtaa
- a CDS encoding mitochondrial 54S ribosomal protein uL13m, with translation MSQAIGNTALAYARVWHLVDARQRILGRMATRIATTLMGKHKPIYDPASDCGDYVVVINAKEVIVTGKKAEQKLYRHHTGYPGGLKEIVYKDLQEKKPDEIIRKAVSGMLPKNKLRENRLSRLYVFPDEENPYEQNITKIYDKTLVDQFGLPKLTKSEKRKKFKDIKAITSEVVFKNKKENKENIENMNK, from the exons ATGTCTCAAGCCATTGGAAAT ACAGCATTAGCTTATGCTAGAGTATGGCATTTAGTTGATGCAAGACAAAGAATATTAGGTCGTATGGCCACGCGTATTGCAACCACTTTAATGGGAAAACATAAACCCATTTACGATCCTgcat cTGATTGTGGAGACTATGTTGTTGTTATTAATGCAAAAGAAGTAATAGTAACTGGCAAAAAAGCTGAACAAAAACTATATAGACATCATACCGGATATCCTGGAggtttaaaagaaattgtatATAAAGATTTACAAGAAAAGAAACCTGATGAG aTTATCAGAAAAGCAGTTTCAGGAATGttaccaaaaaataaattaagagaaAATCGATTAAGTAGATTATATGTTTTTCCTGATGAAGAAAATCCTTATGaacaaaatattactaaaatttatgataaaacaCTTGTTGATCAATTTGGATTGCCCAAACTAACAAAAAGTGAGAAGAGaaagaaatttaaagatataaaagCCATCACTTCTGAagtagtttttaaaaataaaaaagaaaataaagaaaatatagaaaacatgaacaaataa